A window of the Eubalaena glacialis isolate mEubGla1 chromosome 9, mEubGla1.1.hap2.+ XY, whole genome shotgun sequence genome harbors these coding sequences:
- the GOLGA2 gene encoding golgin subfamily A member 2 isoform X7: MWPPLPPPRPGMSEETRQSKLAAAKKKLREYQQKNSPGVPAGAKKKRKIKNGSSPETTTSGGCPSPEDAPKDRAAPVTPSADDTVSPGGVPSPCASPPRVTSMASTQNRDADHDPSPIDESTSFSSTESLRQLSQQLNGLVSESPSYINGEDLASCTDIKNLEKQENQETLDRLEKEKKEFEKKFVKEQGALREQLQVHIQTIGILVSEKTELQTALAHTQQAARQRAGESEDLANRLQSSRQRVGELERTLSAVSTQQKQADRYNKELTKERDALRLELYKNNKSNEDLKQQTSELEEKLRVMAREKAAMQLGMEELQKKMEMSELLLQQFSSQPTPDSSQQLQQALEEQAQLETHVEQLKDSLKQLQAERDQYVVNMKEENAVWQQKMQQMLEQMGKLREEKECSMSQVQELETSLAKLRTEIAVPPPQEPPAGPSEVEQRLQAEAEQLQKELQSLAQQLQAQVKDNESLSRLNQEQEQRLLELERAARCWGEQAEERKQILESMQSDRTTISRALSQNRELKEQLAELQNGFVRLSNENMEITSTLQSEQHIKKELAKKLDQQQEELGELKETVEVKSQEAQDLQRQRDQYLSHLQQYVAAYQQLASEKEVLQKQALLQTQLMDQLQHEEVQGKVAVQVAHQELQETQERLEAANQQNRQLQAQLNLMAVPGEGDGLDGEEKEEEAPRPKLSVPEELDSRELLVAFFNSALASAEEEQARLRGQLKEEKLRCRRLAHLAAAAQDGAEKEAPASGIGGDSVPAETHQALQVAMDKLQGRFTALMQEKVDLKERVEELEHRCIQLSGETDTIGEYIALYQSQRAVLKARHREKEEYISRLAQDKEEMKVKLLELRELVLRLVGERNEWYGKFLAAQNPAGEPTTAPPAPQEPGAADKGGLREVSLEDNVDPTQGEALRGQTTPENPTAQQIMQLLREIQNPQERPALGSNPCIPFFYQADDNDEVKIMVV, translated from the exons ATGTGGcccccccttcccccgccccgtcCCGGGATGTCGGAAGAAACCCGACAGAGCAAATTGGCTGCGGCCAAGAAAAAG TTAAGGGAGTATCAGCAGAAGAACAGCCCTGGTGTTCCTGCAGgagctaagaaaaaaagaaagatcaagaaTGGCAGTAGCCCGGAGACAACCACTTCTGGTGGTTGTCCCTCGCCTGAGGAT GCGCCCAAAGACCGCGCCGCTCCTGTTACACCGTCTGCTGATGACACCGTGTCACCTGGCGGTGTCCCTTCCCCCTGTGCTAGTCCCCCCCGTGTCACTAGCATGGCATCAACTCAG AACCGTGATGCTGACCATGATCCTAGTCCCATTGATGAAAGCAC ATCTTTCTCATCCACCGAGAGCCTGCGACAGCTATCTCAGCAGCTCAACGGTCTTGTGTCCGAG TCTCCATCTTACATCAACGGGGAGGATCTAGCATCCTGTACTGACATAAAGAATCTGGAG AAACAAGAGAACCAGGAAACTTTGGATCGACTGGAAAAA GAGAAGAAGGAATTTGAGAAGAAGTTCGTGAAGGAACAAGGGGCTCTGAGAGAACAGCTGCAG GTCCACATTCAGACCATAGGGATTCTGGTGTCTGAGAAGACGGAATTACAGACAGCTCTGGCTCACACCCAACAGGCAGCCAGGCAGAGAGCAG GAGAGTCGGAGGACCTTGCTAATCGCCTGCAGTCGTCCAGGCAGCGTGTGGGAGAGCTGGAACGGACGCTGTCTGCTGTCTCCACGCAGCAGAAGCAGGCCGATAGG TACAACAAAGAATTAACCAAAGAGCGAGATGCCCTCAGACTGGAGTTATACAAGAACAA CaaaagcaacgaagacctgaaGCAGCAGACCTCGGAGCTGGAGGAGAAGCTGCGGGTCATGGCGAGAGAGAAGGCGGCCATGCAGCTGGGGATGGAGGAGCTGCAGAAGAAGATGGAGATGTCCGAGCTGCTGCTGCAGCAG TTTTCTAGTCAGCCTACCCCTGACAGCAGCCAGCAGTTACAGCAGGCCCTGGAAGAGCAGGCACAGCTGGAGACCCACGTGGAGCAG CTGAAGGATTCTCTGAAGCAGCTGCAGGCCGAGAGAGACCAGTATGTGGTGAACATGAAAGAAGAGAACGCCGTTTGGCAGCAGAAGATGCAGCAGATGCTGGAGCAG ATGGGCAAGTTGAGGGAAGAAAAGGAGTGCAGCATGAGTCAGGTGCAGGAGCTGGAGACCAGTTTGGCCAAACTGAGGACCGAGATCG CTGTGCCTCCGCCTCAGGAGCCCCCAGCCGGGCCCTCGGAGGTAGAGCAACGGCTGCAGGCGGAGGCCGAACAGCTACAGAAGGAactgcagagcctggcacagcaGCTGCAGGCGCAGGTGAAGGACAACGAAAGTCTGAGTCGCCTGAACCAGGAGCAGGAGCAGCGGCTGCTGGAGCTGGAGCGGGCAGCCAGGTGCTGGGGGGAGCAGGCAGAGGAGCGCAAGCAGATTCTGGAGAGCATGCAGAGCGACCGCACCACCATCAGCCGTGCGCTCTCCCAGAACCGCGAGCTCAAGGAGCAGCTGGCTGAACTGCAGAACGGATTCGTCAGGCTG TCCAATGAGAACATGGAGATAACCAGCACGCTGCAGTCGGAGCAGCACATCAAGAAGGAACTGGCCAAGAAGCTGGACCAGCAGCAGGAGGAGCTGGGAGAGCTGAAGGAGACG GTGGAGGTGAAGAGCCAGGAGGCTCAGGATCTGCAGCGGCAGCGGGACCAGTACCTGAGCCACCTGCAGCAGTACGTGGCTGCCTATCAGCAGCTGGCCTCTGAGAAGGAGGTGCTGCAGAAGCAGGCGCTGCTGCAGACCCAGCTCATGGACCAGCTGCAGCACGAGGAAGTCCAGGGCAAGGTGGCGGTCCAGGTGGCCCACCAGGAGTTACAGGAGACCCAG GAGCGCCTGGAAGCAGCCAACCAGCAGAACCGGCAGCTACAAGCCCAGCTGAACCTCATGGCTGTGCCTGGGGAAG GAGACGGACTGGACggtgaggagaaggaggaggaggctcCCCGGCCGAAGCTGAGCGTGCCGGAGGAGCTCGACAGCCGAGAGCTGCTG GTGGCATTTTTTAACTCAGCCTTAGCCAGTGCTGAGGAAGAGCAGGCCCGGCTGCGCGGGCagctgaaggaggaaaagctgcGCTGCCGGCGCCTGGCTCACCTGGCAGCCGCGGCCCAGGACGGGGCGGAGAAGGAGGCCCCAGCCTCCGGGATCGGGGGGGACAGTGTGCCTGCGGAGACCCACCAGGCCCTCCAGGTGGCCATGGACAAGCTGCAG GGCCGTTTTACAGCGCTCATGCAGGAGAAAGTGGATCTGAAGGAGCGGGTAGAGGAGCTGGAGCATCGCTGTATCCAGCTGTCTGGAGAGACAGACACTATTG GAGAGTACATCGCCCTTTATCAGAGTCAGAGGGCGGTGCTGAAGGCACGGCACCGGGAGAAGGAGGAGTACATCAGCCGCCTGGCTCAGGACAAGGAGGAAATGAAG GTGAAGCTGCTGGAGCTCCGGGAACTGGTATTACGCCTGGTGGGCGAGCGAAATGAATGGTATGGCAAGTTCCTGGCTGCCCAGAACCCTGCTGGTGAGCCCACTACagcgcccccagccccccaggagCCTGGTGCTGCCGACAAGGGTG GTCTCCGTGAGGTGAGCCTCGAGGACAACGTGGACCCCACCCAGGGGGAAGCCCTGCGGGGCCAGACAACCCCTGAGAACCCCACTGCGCAGCAGATCATGCAACTGCTGCGCGAGATCCAGAACCCCCAGGAGCGCCCAGCCTTGGGCAGCAACCCCTGCATCCCCTTCTTCTACCAGGCTGACGACAACGATGAAGTGAAGATCATGGTGGTCTAA
- the GOLGA2 gene encoding golgin subfamily A member 2 isoform X2 produces MWPPLPPPRPGMSEETRQSKLAAAKKKLREYQQKNSPGVPAGAKKKRKIKNGSSPETTTSGGCPSPEDIQDILKVLVSDLNRSNGVAIPPLDKWKAPKDRAAPVTPSADDTVSPGGVPSPCASPPRVTSMASTQNRDADHDPSPIDESTSFSSTESLRQLSQQLNGLVSESPSYINGEDLASCTDIKNLESRYQELSVALDSSNLTNKQLSSKIEQLKQENQETLDRLEKEKKEFEKKFVKEQGALREQLQVHIQTIGILVSEKTELQTALAHTQQAARQRAGESEDLANRLQSSRQRVGELERTLSAVSTQQKQADRYNKELTKERDALRLELYKNNKSNEDLKQQTSELEEKLRVMAREKAAMQLGMEELQKKMEMSELLLQQFSSQPTPDSSQQLQQALEEQAQLETHVEQLKDSLKQLQAERDQYVVNMKEENAVWQQKMQQMLEQMGKLREEKECSMSQVQELETSLAKLRTEIAVPPPQEPPAGPSEVEQRLQAEAEQLQKELQSLAQQLQAQVKDNESLSRLNQEQEQRLLELERAARCWGEQAEERKQILESMQSDRTTISRALSQNRELKEQLAELQNGFVRLSNENMEITSTLQSEQHIKKELAKKLDQQQEELGELKETVEVKSQEAQDLQRQRDQYLSHLQQYVAAYQQLASEKEVLQKQALLQTQLMDQLQHEEVQGKVAVQVAHQELQETQERLEAANQQNRQLQAQLNLMAVPGEGDGLDGEEKEEEAPRPKLSVPEELDSRELLVAFFNSALASAEEEQARLRGQLKEEKLRCRRLAHLAAAAQDGAEKEAPASGIGGDSVPAETHQALQVAMDKLQGRFTALMQEKVDLKERVEELEHRCIQLSGETDTIGEYIALYQSQRAVLKARHREKEEYISRLAQDKEEMKVKLLELRELVLRLVGERNEWYGKFLAAQNPAGEPTTAPPAPQEPGAADKGGLREVSLEDNVDPTQGEALRGQTTPENPTAQQIMQLLREIQNPQERPALGSNPCIPFFYQADDNDEVKIMVV; encoded by the exons ATGTGGcccccccttcccccgccccgtcCCGGGATGTCGGAAGAAACCCGACAGAGCAAATTGGCTGCGGCCAAGAAAAAG TTAAGGGAGTATCAGCAGAAGAACAGCCCTGGTGTTCCTGCAGgagctaagaaaaaaagaaagatcaagaaTGGCAGTAGCCCGGAGACAACCACTTCTGGTGGTTGTCCCTCGCCTGAGGAT ATTCAGGACATTCTGAAGGTGCTGGTGTCCGACCTTAACCGCTCCAATGGGGTAGCGATCCCCCCATTGGACAAGTGGAAG GCGCCCAAAGACCGCGCCGCTCCTGTTACACCGTCTGCTGATGACACCGTGTCACCTGGCGGTGTCCCTTCCCCCTGTGCTAGTCCCCCCCGTGTCACTAGCATGGCATCAACTCAG AACCGTGATGCTGACCATGATCCTAGTCCCATTGATGAAAGCAC ATCTTTCTCATCCACCGAGAGCCTGCGACAGCTATCTCAGCAGCTCAACGGTCTTGTGTCCGAG TCTCCATCTTACATCAACGGGGAGGATCTAGCATCCTGTACTGACATAAAGAATCTGGAG AGCCGGTACCAAGAACTATCAGTAGCCCTGGACTCCAGCAatctaacaaacaaacaactcagtAGCAAGATAGAGCAATTG AAACAAGAGAACCAGGAAACTTTGGATCGACTGGAAAAA GAGAAGAAGGAATTTGAGAAGAAGTTCGTGAAGGAACAAGGGGCTCTGAGAGAACAGCTGCAG GTCCACATTCAGACCATAGGGATTCTGGTGTCTGAGAAGACGGAATTACAGACAGCTCTGGCTCACACCCAACAGGCAGCCAGGCAGAGAGCAG GAGAGTCGGAGGACCTTGCTAATCGCCTGCAGTCGTCCAGGCAGCGTGTGGGAGAGCTGGAACGGACGCTGTCTGCTGTCTCCACGCAGCAGAAGCAGGCCGATAGG TACAACAAAGAATTAACCAAAGAGCGAGATGCCCTCAGACTGGAGTTATACAAGAACAA CaaaagcaacgaagacctgaaGCAGCAGACCTCGGAGCTGGAGGAGAAGCTGCGGGTCATGGCGAGAGAGAAGGCGGCCATGCAGCTGGGGATGGAGGAGCTGCAGAAGAAGATGGAGATGTCCGAGCTGCTGCTGCAGCAG TTTTCTAGTCAGCCTACCCCTGACAGCAGCCAGCAGTTACAGCAGGCCCTGGAAGAGCAGGCACAGCTGGAGACCCACGTGGAGCAG CTGAAGGATTCTCTGAAGCAGCTGCAGGCCGAGAGAGACCAGTATGTGGTGAACATGAAAGAAGAGAACGCCGTTTGGCAGCAGAAGATGCAGCAGATGCTGGAGCAG ATGGGCAAGTTGAGGGAAGAAAAGGAGTGCAGCATGAGTCAGGTGCAGGAGCTGGAGACCAGTTTGGCCAAACTGAGGACCGAGATCG CTGTGCCTCCGCCTCAGGAGCCCCCAGCCGGGCCCTCGGAGGTAGAGCAACGGCTGCAGGCGGAGGCCGAACAGCTACAGAAGGAactgcagagcctggcacagcaGCTGCAGGCGCAGGTGAAGGACAACGAAAGTCTGAGTCGCCTGAACCAGGAGCAGGAGCAGCGGCTGCTGGAGCTGGAGCGGGCAGCCAGGTGCTGGGGGGAGCAGGCAGAGGAGCGCAAGCAGATTCTGGAGAGCATGCAGAGCGACCGCACCACCATCAGCCGTGCGCTCTCCCAGAACCGCGAGCTCAAGGAGCAGCTGGCTGAACTGCAGAACGGATTCGTCAGGCTG TCCAATGAGAACATGGAGATAACCAGCACGCTGCAGTCGGAGCAGCACATCAAGAAGGAACTGGCCAAGAAGCTGGACCAGCAGCAGGAGGAGCTGGGAGAGCTGAAGGAGACG GTGGAGGTGAAGAGCCAGGAGGCTCAGGATCTGCAGCGGCAGCGGGACCAGTACCTGAGCCACCTGCAGCAGTACGTGGCTGCCTATCAGCAGCTGGCCTCTGAGAAGGAGGTGCTGCAGAAGCAGGCGCTGCTGCAGACCCAGCTCATGGACCAGCTGCAGCACGAGGAAGTCCAGGGCAAGGTGGCGGTCCAGGTGGCCCACCAGGAGTTACAGGAGACCCAG GAGCGCCTGGAAGCAGCCAACCAGCAGAACCGGCAGCTACAAGCCCAGCTGAACCTCATGGCTGTGCCTGGGGAAG GAGACGGACTGGACggtgaggagaaggaggaggaggctcCCCGGCCGAAGCTGAGCGTGCCGGAGGAGCTCGACAGCCGAGAGCTGCTG GTGGCATTTTTTAACTCAGCCTTAGCCAGTGCTGAGGAAGAGCAGGCCCGGCTGCGCGGGCagctgaaggaggaaaagctgcGCTGCCGGCGCCTGGCTCACCTGGCAGCCGCGGCCCAGGACGGGGCGGAGAAGGAGGCCCCAGCCTCCGGGATCGGGGGGGACAGTGTGCCTGCGGAGACCCACCAGGCCCTCCAGGTGGCCATGGACAAGCTGCAG GGCCGTTTTACAGCGCTCATGCAGGAGAAAGTGGATCTGAAGGAGCGGGTAGAGGAGCTGGAGCATCGCTGTATCCAGCTGTCTGGAGAGACAGACACTATTG GAGAGTACATCGCCCTTTATCAGAGTCAGAGGGCGGTGCTGAAGGCACGGCACCGGGAGAAGGAGGAGTACATCAGCCGCCTGGCTCAGGACAAGGAGGAAATGAAG GTGAAGCTGCTGGAGCTCCGGGAACTGGTATTACGCCTGGTGGGCGAGCGAAATGAATGGTATGGCAAGTTCCTGGCTGCCCAGAACCCTGCTGGTGAGCCCACTACagcgcccccagccccccaggagCCTGGTGCTGCCGACAAGGGTG GTCTCCGTGAGGTGAGCCTCGAGGACAACGTGGACCCCACCCAGGGGGAAGCCCTGCGGGGCCAGACAACCCCTGAGAACCCCACTGCGCAGCAGATCATGCAACTGCTGCGCGAGATCCAGAACCCCCAGGAGCGCCCAGCCTTGGGCAGCAACCCCTGCATCCCCTTCTTCTACCAGGCTGACGACAACGATGAAGTGAAGATCATGGTGGTCTAA
- the GOLGA2 gene encoding golgin subfamily A member 2 isoform X3, translating into MWPPLPPPRPGMSEETRQSKLAAAKKKLREYQQKNSPGVPAGAKKKRKIKNGSSPETTTSGGCPSPEDIQDILKVLVSDLNRSNGVAIPPLDKWKAPKDRAAPVTPSADDTVSPGGVPSPCASPPRVTSMASTQNRDADHDPSPIDESTSFSSTESLRQLSQQLNGLVSESPSYINGEDLASCTDIKNLEKQENQETLDRLEKEKKEFEKKFVKEQGALREQLQVHIQTIGILVSEKTELQTALAHTQQAARQRAGESEDLANRLQSSRQRVGELERTLSAVSTQQKQADRYNKELTKERDALRLELYKNNKSNEDLKQQTSELEEKLRVMAREKAAMQLGMEELQKKMEMSELLLQQFSSQPTPDSSQQLQQALEEQAQLETHVEQLKDSLKQLQAERDQYVVNMKEENAVWQQKMQQMLEQMGKLREEKECSMSQVQELETSLAKLRTEIAVPPPQEPPAGPSEVEQRLQAEAEQLQKELQSLAQQLQAQVKDNESLSRLNQEQEQRLLELERAARCWGEQAEERKQILESMQSDRTTISRALSQNRELKEQLAELQNGFVRLSNENMEITSTLQSEQHIKKELAKKLDQQQEELGELKETVEVKSQEAQDLQRQRDQYLSHLQQYVAAYQQLASEKEVLQKQALLQTQLMDQLQHEEVQGKVAVQVAHQELQETQERLEAANQQNRQLQAQLNLMAVPGEAGDGLDGEEKEEEAPRPKLSVPEELDSRELLVAFFNSALASAEEEQARLRGQLKEEKLRCRRLAHLAAAAQDGAEKEAPASGIGGDSVPAETHQALQVAMDKLQGRFTALMQEKVDLKERVEELEHRCIQLSGETDTIGEYIALYQSQRAVLKARHREKEEYISRLAQDKEEMKVKLLELRELVLRLVGERNEWYGKFLAAQNPAGEPTTAPPAPQEPGAADKGGLREVSLEDNVDPTQGEALRGQTTPENPTAQQIMQLLREIQNPQERPALGSNPCIPFFYQADDNDEVKIMVV; encoded by the exons ATGTGGcccccccttcccccgccccgtcCCGGGATGTCGGAAGAAACCCGACAGAGCAAATTGGCTGCGGCCAAGAAAAAG TTAAGGGAGTATCAGCAGAAGAACAGCCCTGGTGTTCCTGCAGgagctaagaaaaaaagaaagatcaagaaTGGCAGTAGCCCGGAGACAACCACTTCTGGTGGTTGTCCCTCGCCTGAGGAT ATTCAGGACATTCTGAAGGTGCTGGTGTCCGACCTTAACCGCTCCAATGGGGTAGCGATCCCCCCATTGGACAAGTGGAAG GCGCCCAAAGACCGCGCCGCTCCTGTTACACCGTCTGCTGATGACACCGTGTCACCTGGCGGTGTCCCTTCCCCCTGTGCTAGTCCCCCCCGTGTCACTAGCATGGCATCAACTCAG AACCGTGATGCTGACCATGATCCTAGTCCCATTGATGAAAGCAC ATCTTTCTCATCCACCGAGAGCCTGCGACAGCTATCTCAGCAGCTCAACGGTCTTGTGTCCGAG TCTCCATCTTACATCAACGGGGAGGATCTAGCATCCTGTACTGACATAAAGAATCTGGAG AAACAAGAGAACCAGGAAACTTTGGATCGACTGGAAAAA GAGAAGAAGGAATTTGAGAAGAAGTTCGTGAAGGAACAAGGGGCTCTGAGAGAACAGCTGCAG GTCCACATTCAGACCATAGGGATTCTGGTGTCTGAGAAGACGGAATTACAGACAGCTCTGGCTCACACCCAACAGGCAGCCAGGCAGAGAGCAG GAGAGTCGGAGGACCTTGCTAATCGCCTGCAGTCGTCCAGGCAGCGTGTGGGAGAGCTGGAACGGACGCTGTCTGCTGTCTCCACGCAGCAGAAGCAGGCCGATAGG TACAACAAAGAATTAACCAAAGAGCGAGATGCCCTCAGACTGGAGTTATACAAGAACAA CaaaagcaacgaagacctgaaGCAGCAGACCTCGGAGCTGGAGGAGAAGCTGCGGGTCATGGCGAGAGAGAAGGCGGCCATGCAGCTGGGGATGGAGGAGCTGCAGAAGAAGATGGAGATGTCCGAGCTGCTGCTGCAGCAG TTTTCTAGTCAGCCTACCCCTGACAGCAGCCAGCAGTTACAGCAGGCCCTGGAAGAGCAGGCACAGCTGGAGACCCACGTGGAGCAG CTGAAGGATTCTCTGAAGCAGCTGCAGGCCGAGAGAGACCAGTATGTGGTGAACATGAAAGAAGAGAACGCCGTTTGGCAGCAGAAGATGCAGCAGATGCTGGAGCAG ATGGGCAAGTTGAGGGAAGAAAAGGAGTGCAGCATGAGTCAGGTGCAGGAGCTGGAGACCAGTTTGGCCAAACTGAGGACCGAGATCG CTGTGCCTCCGCCTCAGGAGCCCCCAGCCGGGCCCTCGGAGGTAGAGCAACGGCTGCAGGCGGAGGCCGAACAGCTACAGAAGGAactgcagagcctggcacagcaGCTGCAGGCGCAGGTGAAGGACAACGAAAGTCTGAGTCGCCTGAACCAGGAGCAGGAGCAGCGGCTGCTGGAGCTGGAGCGGGCAGCCAGGTGCTGGGGGGAGCAGGCAGAGGAGCGCAAGCAGATTCTGGAGAGCATGCAGAGCGACCGCACCACCATCAGCCGTGCGCTCTCCCAGAACCGCGAGCTCAAGGAGCAGCTGGCTGAACTGCAGAACGGATTCGTCAGGCTG TCCAATGAGAACATGGAGATAACCAGCACGCTGCAGTCGGAGCAGCACATCAAGAAGGAACTGGCCAAGAAGCTGGACCAGCAGCAGGAGGAGCTGGGAGAGCTGAAGGAGACG GTGGAGGTGAAGAGCCAGGAGGCTCAGGATCTGCAGCGGCAGCGGGACCAGTACCTGAGCCACCTGCAGCAGTACGTGGCTGCCTATCAGCAGCTGGCCTCTGAGAAGGAGGTGCTGCAGAAGCAGGCGCTGCTGCAGACCCAGCTCATGGACCAGCTGCAGCACGAGGAAGTCCAGGGCAAGGTGGCGGTCCAGGTGGCCCACCAGGAGTTACAGGAGACCCAG GAGCGCCTGGAAGCAGCCAACCAGCAGAACCGGCAGCTACAAGCCCAGCTGAACCTCATGGCTGTGCCTGGGGAAG CAGGAGACGGACTGGACggtgaggagaaggaggaggaggctcCCCGGCCGAAGCTGAGCGTGCCGGAGGAGCTCGACAGCCGAGAGCTGCTG GTGGCATTTTTTAACTCAGCCTTAGCCAGTGCTGAGGAAGAGCAGGCCCGGCTGCGCGGGCagctgaaggaggaaaagctgcGCTGCCGGCGCCTGGCTCACCTGGCAGCCGCGGCCCAGGACGGGGCGGAGAAGGAGGCCCCAGCCTCCGGGATCGGGGGGGACAGTGTGCCTGCGGAGACCCACCAGGCCCTCCAGGTGGCCATGGACAAGCTGCAG GGCCGTTTTACAGCGCTCATGCAGGAGAAAGTGGATCTGAAGGAGCGGGTAGAGGAGCTGGAGCATCGCTGTATCCAGCTGTCTGGAGAGACAGACACTATTG GAGAGTACATCGCCCTTTATCAGAGTCAGAGGGCGGTGCTGAAGGCACGGCACCGGGAGAAGGAGGAGTACATCAGCCGCCTGGCTCAGGACAAGGAGGAAATGAAG GTGAAGCTGCTGGAGCTCCGGGAACTGGTATTACGCCTGGTGGGCGAGCGAAATGAATGGTATGGCAAGTTCCTGGCTGCCCAGAACCCTGCTGGTGAGCCCACTACagcgcccccagccccccaggagCCTGGTGCTGCCGACAAGGGTG GTCTCCGTGAGGTGAGCCTCGAGGACAACGTGGACCCCACCCAGGGGGAAGCCCTGCGGGGCCAGACAACCCCTGAGAACCCCACTGCGCAGCAGATCATGCAACTGCTGCGCGAGATCCAGAACCCCCAGGAGCGCCCAGCCTTGGGCAGCAACCCCTGCATCCCCTTCTTCTACCAGGCTGACGACAACGATGAAGTGAAGATCATGGTGGTCTAA